GCTGATGATGTTTGCTCAGGAATTATTGCTTCCGCAACAGCAAATTCCAACGTTAGTTGTAACGGTTTATCTAATGGTGCTGCTATGGCTTCCGCAACCGGAGGAACAACACCTTACACGTATTCCTGGAATACCGGAGCAACCACAGCTTCAATTACTGGAATTTCTGCAGGAACATATTCTGTTACTGTTACCGATAATATGGGCTCTACTGACTCCACTTCTATAACTATTACCGAACCATCTGCACTTATATCTTCGGCAACTATTACAAGTGCTATTGATTGTAATGGTGCTACAAATGGACAAACTACCGCATCAGCCACAGGGGGAACAGCACCTTATACTTATACATGGAATACTGGCACTTCGACAAGCTCAGTGACCAGTTTGGGAGCAGGTACTTATTCTGTTACTGTTTCAGATCAAAATGGATGTACCGACTCTTCATCCATATCTTTAACGCAACCATCAGGATTATCAATTTCAGCGACTAGTGGAACCGATAGTATTGATATTTCAATAGCTGGAGGAACTACCCCATACAACTTTATCTGGAGTAATGGAGCTACAATAGAAGATTTAAACAATATACCAAGCGGTACCTATACTGTAACCATAACTGATGGAAATGGATGTACAGATACGCATACTGAAAATGTTGTAAATCCAGCAGAGTATTTTGTTACCACATGGAAAACAGATAATCCAGGTGTGTCTGATAGCACTTCCATCAATATATACACCCAAAGTGGCTTTTCTTACAACTACGATGTGGACTGGAATGGTGATGGAGTATTTGACGAATTCGGTATAACGGGAGATGTGACTCACGATTATGGAGTAGCCGGGACTTATACCGTAAAGATCAAAGGAGATTTTCCCTCGATCTACTTCTTTAATACTTCACGAGATAATGAAAAACTAATGTCCGTTGAACAGTGGGGAAACATTACATGGGCTAGCATGAATCGGGCACTACGTGGTTGTGTAAATGTAGTAATCAATGCCACTGATGCACCGGATTTATCTAACGTACAAGACATGAGTTACATGTTCCTGGAAGCATCAAGCGTATCCTCCGATATGGACCATTGGGATGTAAGTAATGTAACCAACATGACTGGAATGTTCCAAAAGGCCACAGCTTTTAACGGAAACATCACCACTTGGGCAGTAGACTCTGTGACTAACATGAATTCGATGTTCAAGAATGCTTCCGCTTTCAATGGCAACATCAGCACCTGGACAGTAGATTCTGTAACAGATATGCGTAGTATGTTCCGTGAGGCAACTGCGTTTAACCAAAACATTGGTGGATGGAATGTGGGTTCCGTTGTTAACATGGAATTCATGTTTTACAATGCTGATGCCTTCACACAGGACATCAGCAGCTGGGATGTTTCTGCTGTGACCAATATGCGATTCATGTTCGCTTTGACAAATAATTTCAACCAGAACATTAACAGTTGGAATGTGGGTGCAGTTAGTAATTTGAGCGCTATGTTTCGAGATGCCACTGCCTTTAATCAGCCACTTAACTCATGGGATGTTAGTTCGGCTACTAATATGCAGTCGATGTTTCAGGGCAGTGCTTTTAATCAGAATATCTCGAACTGGGATGTAGACTCCGTTGAAAACATGTCGTTCATGTTTTACAATAACACCGCGTTTAACCAACCGCTAGATACGTGGAATACAAGTTCAGTGACGAACATGAAAAGCATGTTCCATAATTCGGAATCCTTCAACCAAGATCTAAACTCGTGGGATGTTAGTTCGGTCACCAACATGGAGCAAATGTTTGATCGCTGTGATGTTTTTAATGGGAACATAAGTAATTGGGATGTTAGTTCGGTCACCAATATGAGCTCCATGTTCCGATCATGTTATGTTTTCAATAGCAACATCAGCGGATGGGACGTAGGTTCAGTGACCAATATGATTGCGATGTTTAATCAAGCTAATAACTTTGATCAAAACCTAGGAAGCTGGGATGTTGATTCGCTAGCTACTCCTAATCTGATGTTCCTTGGCGCAGAATTATCTATAGACAACTACGACAGTTTATTGATAGGATGGGTTTCACAGAACGTGCAATTTGGCAAACATTTCCACGGAGGTTATTCCAAATACTGCGCAGGTGATTCTGCACGACAGGAACTGATTAACACATTTGGATGGACTATCACTGACGGTGGTAAATCCTGTCCACCATCTGTATCCATTTCTGCAACCAACACATCATGTAATAATGTTTCTGACGGTACCGCCTCTGCCTCTGCCTCAGGAGGAACCGCGCCATATAATTACTTGTGGAATACCGGAGCAACCAACGCAACCATTAATGGATTAGCTGCCGGAATCTATTCTGTAACAATCACAGATAATAGTGGGATCACCGATTCAGCTTCTGTTACGATCACACAGCCTACCGCTCTGGTATCAATTGTAGTGGTGGATTCTAATACTACTTGTAACGGATTATCTGATGGTGGTGCTACAGCTGCTGCCACCGGAGGAACTGGACCATACACTTATACATGGAGTAATGGAGCCACTAATGCTTCTATCACTGGTGTAACTGCTGACACTTATTCTGTGACTCTTACAGATGCAAACGGATGTACAGATTCAACTTCTGTTACCATATCTGAACCTGCTTTATTAGTAACTACAGCCGTAGTTGATTCCAACATTACTTGCAATGGATTATCAAATGGCGGAGCTACTGCTGCTGCAAATGGTGGAAGCAATCCATATGCATATACATGGTCTAACGGAGCTACAAATGCTTCCATTACCGGTGTCATTGCAGGAACATATTCTATTACTATTACAGACAATAAAGGCTGTACGGATTCAACCTCTATTTCTATTACCGAACCAGCCTTATTAGTGGCTACAACTGCAGTGGATTCGAATATCTCATGTCATGGACTAACCGATGGTGGCACCACAGTTTCTGCAACCGGAGGAACTGGCCCATATACATATACCTGGTCAAATGGTGCGACAAATGCATCAATTAACGGAGTACCAATGGGTACATATTCAGTAACCGTTACAGATCACAATGGCTGTACGGATTCTTCCTCTGTAAATATCACAGAACCTGCTCTTTTGGTTTCAACCTCAGTGGTTGACTCTAATATTTCTTGTAATGGATCATCAGATGGTGGTGCTACAGCTACTGCTAATGGGGGATCTTCTTCTTACACGTATTCCTGGTCAAATGCAACTCACAACACATCAATAACCGGAGTACCAACAGGCACCTATTCTGTTACAGTTACTGATCTCAACGGTTGTATGGATTCAAGTTCTGTAATCATTACCGAACCTACACCATTGGTCACTACAACTGTTGTTGATAGTAATACCACGTGTAGTAGCAATATGGACGGTGGAGCCACGGCTTCCGCTACTGGAGGAACCAGTGCGTATTCATATAGCTGGAATAATTCTGCAATTACCGCTTCCATTACAGGAGTAGCTGCAAGTACCTATACCGTAACCATTACAGATGCGAATGGATGTTCCGATGTAAATACTATTCACATTATTGTTGAAGACACCATTCGCCCTGTCGTGCTAACGCAAAACATTGATGCTTATTTAGATATGAATGGAAATTCAACCATTTCGACAGCTGATATTGACAACGGATCGAGTGATGCATGTGGTATCCAATCTATGCAACTAGATATTACTTCATTTGATTGTAGCAATCTAGGCTCAAACACCGTTGAATTATTGGTGACAGATGTCAATGGAAATAGTGATTCTACAACGGCAATTGTCACAGTAATTGATTCTTTGGCTCCAACAATAAACGGACAAAATATCAACGCATACCTCAACTCAAGCGGACAAGTATCAATTACCGCCTCAGACATCGACAACGGGTCCGTAGATAACTGTGGAATCGCTTCAACAACCATTTCAACATCTAACTTCACATGTGCAGAAATCGGCTCTAATAATGTGGACCTCATTGTTGAGGATGTAAATGGAAACATAGATACTGCGACTTACGTAGTCACTGTTTTAGACACTGTAAGTCCAGTAGTCAACACTTCGAATACAACAGTTTATTTAGATGCCTTGGGACAAGCTTCTATTACCGTTGCTGATATTAACAACAACTCCACCGATAACTGCGGTATTCAAACAATGACCTTAGACAGCGTCAACTTTGATTGTTCAGAAGTTGGTATTAATACAGTTGTTTTGACGGTATCTGATGTGAATGGGAATTCATCCACTCAATCTGCAACCGTGACTGTGGCAGATACCAATAGTCCAACTGCAATTGCACAAGACTACACCGCGTATTTGGATGCCAATGGATCTATTACCATTAGCGTAAATGATATCGATAACGGCTCTTCTGACAACTGTGGTATTCTGTCTATGACACTAGATCAATACACATTTACATGTGCAGACACAGGTACAAACACAGTTATTCTGGAAGTAAATGATGTCAATGGAAATAGTTACACCGCTTCTGCTGTGGTTACCGTAATCGATACTTTAAAACCAACCGTAACTTCACAAGATATCAATGTCTATCTGGATGCGAATGGTCAGGTATCCATATCCACCTCTGATATTGATAATGGATCAACGGATAATTGCACGATTCAAAACATGACACTTGACAATTCATCATTCGATTGTAGCGCTGTTGGTGTGAATACTGTTATTTTATCTGTAACAGATGTAAATGGAAATACGGATACAGCATCTGCAACTGTAACCGTGATTGATTCTATTTCCCCGGCTGTTTCGACACAAGACATTACTGTTTATCTCGATGCCACCGGAATTTCTAATATTTCTACTTCAGATATTGATAACGGATCAACGGATAATTGCGCGATTCAATCTCAATCGTTAGACATCAGCACATTTAATTGTAGTGATCTGGGTACAAATACCGTGACTTTATCTGTTACAGACGTAAACGGAAATACTAATACACAAACTGCAGTGGTAACCGTAATGGATTCTATCACTCCTAAAATCACATGTCCGACAGACTTTTCTAATTGTGGTCCTGAAATCACCGTAGATGATCCTGTTGTTAGTGACAATTGTAATATCACTTTACAACTTGTTTCAGGTATTCCTTCTGGTGAAACATTCCCAGTAGGAAAAACAACAAACACTTATGAAGTAATAGATGTTTCTGGAAACAAAGCAACGTGTAGTGTAGATATAACTCGATTCCCACAACCTGTGGTAACTGTAAGAGCAGATTCTACTGTATACTACGAGCAGAGTCTAACACTTTATTCTCAATCTGAGTTTGTAGTGGAATACCAATGGAGCCCGAGTATTTATCTGAACAGTTCAACAAGTCAGCAACCAATTTGTACTCCTCAAGAAACGACCGAGTATACACTGATCGGAAAAAGTGCGGATGGCTGCTATAGTGAACCAAAATCAGTATATATCACAGTATATCCGGGAGGAGAACTTCTCATTCCAAATACCTTCTCACCAAATGGTGATGGTTACAACGATTATTTTGAAATCCCTGGAATCGCATTCTTACCGGAAATGAGAATGACCATTTTCAACAGAAATGGAGAAATTCTGTATCAGAAAAAAGGTTATCAAAATGACTGGGATGGAACATCAAACGGGAAAGTACTTCCAGTAGCTACATACTACTATGTCATCGACTTAGGTAACAATCAAGAACCTATTAAGGGGGACATCACCATTATTAAATAGTGTAGAACATGAAAACATTAAACGATATGAAAATCCAGGTTTTATTTTTAAGTCTTGTTCTGGCAACGCTAACAGGCTTTGGACAACAAAGATCTAATTCCAACTTATACTTGGAAAATCGGGTTCTGATCAACCAAGCATATAGTGGTGTTGATCCGGATAAAGAGCTTTCTCTAAGCTACCGAAATCAATGGACAGGAATCAGCAATGCTCCTGTAACTACCCAGCTCAATTTTAGAGGTTCAATAAACCGACCAAATTTTGAAGCTGGCAGAAATATTCCGACCACATCAAAAACCATTTCTCAACCTATTGTGACACCTAAGAGTTTTTGGGCTTACAACGGAATGATGGTTTATGATAATGCCGGGTTATTAAATAGGTTGCAATTTTCTGCTGCAGGAGCATATCACCTTCCTGTAACCAGAAAATTGATGGTGGCATTTGCGCCTACATTAACTTACACCAATTTAAAGGTTGATGTAGATCAAATGAAACTGATTCGACCAAATGACCCGGCATATAATCAATATTTAGCTACTGGAGGTTCGAGTAACTTTCTGGGTATTGATGCCGCTTTTGTTCTTTACTCCAGAAGATTTTCTCTTGGTGTGACGGCAGAACAATTGGCATGGCTCACACTTTCCAATAATGATTTAGAGGAAGATATTGTCAATCATTTTTTTGCGACAGCTGATTACAACTTTAGAGTTTCAGACGACTGGGAAGTGCGTCCAACAATCAACGCAAAAATTGGCAAAGGTTTCCCAACCACATACGACTTTTATGCACGTGCAGATTATCGAGATACATTTTGGTTTGGAGCAGGTTATCGCACTTCTAAAATGTGGATTGCTATGCTAGGTGTTCACTTAAAAGACTCCATTCGATTTGGGTATTCTTATGACACCGGAGTCATTGATGTAAACAACATCACTAAAGGAAGCCATGAAATCTATTTATCATACACTTTTAAATAAGCCAGGCATGATCAAGTATATTACATTATTTTCAGCCGTATTATCCAGTCAGGTAGGATTCTCAAGCGGAGACAGCACATTAACTCCATTCGATACGATCTCAGAACAAAACGTGGTACAACTCCTTCAATCTAAAACTGATTCGGGAGACTATATCATGCCAGTTTCCGTAAGCCCCAAAACAGCTTACTTTACTAAAATTCAAACTTCAAAAAGTGACCGGGATGCCGATGTTACAATGGAACCATACTCCATGGAAATTTCCGAATCACTTTCTCAAGCCATCAATGAGAATAAACCACCTTATTGGAGTTCAAAAAACACCAAAACAATTATTGGAGCTTCACAAAACAATGACACCATTTATGTAATGGGCTCCAATGATGAACGCCTAAACTTCCAACAAGGACTTCTAAGAATTCATAAAGAATCAGTAGGATGGTCAAAACCTGAAAAGTTAAAAATCAAATGGTTCAAACCCACCTCATGGAATTATGGGATGTCTATGCATTCATCGGGTGATATTCTGTTGATATATCAAAAATCAGTGATCTCAGATGACTTTGAAATTTTTGTTTCGTTTAGAGAAGCTCCTAAAGTATATGGGAAACCAATTAAGTTAGAATGCATCTGTACCACAAATGATGAAATTACGCCCTATCTAAGTGAAGACAAAAAAAGATTGTATTTCGCTTCGAATGGACATGCTGCAGATTCAACTTCGAATAACTATGACCTTTTCGTTTCTCAGGTTTTAAATGATGACTTTTCATTACTTTCTAAACCGGAAAGATTACCGGAACATATCAATCTAGAAAAGTCTTTTGAAGCATACATTTCTGAAATCGATTCAAATCATATCATCTTTTCATCCGATCGTGATGGCAAAGGAATGCGCTTGTACACCACAAGAATCACACGCGGATATGTAAAACCGGCTCCAATAATTGAAGAAGTCATTCCTGAGCCGGAACCAGTTGTTGTGGAAGAAATCATTCCAGAACCCATTCCGGAAGAACCTAAAAAAATCGTTTTAAGTAGTGAAGAACTCAATTTTGGTTCTAATCAAGCCAATGTTTCGCAAGAGGCTATAAAACAATTAAACGCTAATTTCCCTTTTACTCCTGAAACAGATGCCAGCACAGAATCCATTACGATTACCGGATATACAGATTCTATGGGTTCAGAAAATTACAACCTTTCCTTATCCAAAAAAAGAGCTGAAGCCATGAAAAAAGCTCTGGTAGAACTGGGTTGGAGTCCGGATAAAATCATCACTATCGGAAAAGGGGAAGCTGATCCAATTGCCGATAATGGTACGCCAGAAGGACGCGCCCAAAACAGACGAGTCGAGTTTTTAGTAAAATAAATTCATTCAACATACCCACACATAAATTGGAGATTCCACATCTCAAAAGCACCATAAATTTATGGTGCTTTTTTTATGCTTAACCCAATACGTAAAATTACCCAATTCATGATTCAGGTAATTTCACTCTAAGATTCATAGTATCAATCTTCCATATTTGTAAGGATGATTATCTCACTTTCGTCAAATTGCCACACACAGGAATATCCTACTACGAGCCTGAATATCATCACAACATGTAATTAATTATAAACCTTATAAATTTTATTCTATGGAAGGAACCATTGGAGAAATCAGAGCGTTTGGTGGCAACTTTGCTCCAAGAAATTGGGCCTTTTGCGAAGGCCAACTTCTATCCATTGCACAAAACACTGCCTTGTTTTCAATTGTAGGAACTACCTACGGAGGTGATGGAAGAACCACATTTGCTTTACCCGATTTACGGGGAAGGACCGCTATTGGACCTGGTAGAGGGCCAGGCTTATCAACCCGAAAGCTAGGGCAACGTTCGGGTCTGGAAGAATCAAGTATGAACATCTTACAGATGCCATCGCACAGTCACTTCACTAGCCCCAACTTGTCTGGGGTTGTTAAACCTAATGCTAATTCTGACACAGGAAATGATGGTATTCCTGGGCCTACATCTTATTGGGCTGAACCCAACCCGGCTACCAATATCTACAATAATGGAACGCCAGATACAACTTTAGGACCATCATCGGTAACCATTGGAGGGTCGGTCACTCTAGCAAATACTGGATCAGGGCAATCCTGGAATAATATGGAACCGTTTTTAGGTCTTTATTTTATCATCTGCATGCAGGGGGTTTTCCCATCACGTAGCTAAATCACAGTCTATTTTATTTACATTGAGGAGTTTATCCTCACAATTTCAATTAACATTAACAATTTTAAATTATATCAATCATGGAAGGAACTATTGGAGAAGTAAGAATGTTCGGAGGGAACTTTGCCCCAAGAGCATGGGCGTTTTGCGAAGGCCAACTATTATCTATTGCTCAAAATCAAGCTTTGTTTTCAATTTTGGGAACCACGTATGGTGGAGACGGACGAACCACATTTGCTTTACCGGACTTAAGAGGTAGATCACCGATTGGTCCAGGTACTGGACCAGGTCTAACCACCAGAAAACTCGGACAAAGATCTGGAACGGAAACCAATCAGTTGACACAAAACCAACTGCCTGCTCATTCACATGGAACTACTGTGAATCTTACTGGTGTTGTGGCACCGTTAGCTAATTCTGATACAGGAAATGATGGTATTCCAGGGCCTACATCTTATCCAGCTGAACCCAACCCAGGTACCAATATCTACAATACCGGAACGCCAGATACAACTTTAGGACAGTCACCTGTATCAATAACAGGAACTGTAGTAGTAGGAAATACGGGTGCGAATCAACCGATAAATAATATGCAACCGTTTCTGGGATTATATTACATTATTTGTTTACAAGGAGTTTTCCCGTCACGCAGCTAATTATATACATCATAAAAACAATTCATACCACCTGAAGCCATCATAGTATGGCTTCGGGTTCTTTATTTTATAACATATTGATAGTTCATCAGCTTTACAAAAGACCTGAAAAGAGCAAAAAAAGGGTTTAACAATAGGTAAAATCTACTGATTCAAATTGTTACACAATAGCGTCACATTGATTTTATTAGGCACATTTTTTATACTTTGCGCACGAAACCACATTCTAAAACTCAATGATGAATCATATCCTAAAACTCAATAATAGTTATGCAAACTACTAGTCAGAACAGTACAAAACAGCTAATCAATTATTTTATTGTTAGCTTGATTATCTTATTCAGCTCATTGGTCAGTTATGGGCAGACCACTTTTAACTTTGAAGGAGCCGGAGAAACGAAAACTTCGTATTCCGTGGGAACCGTTAATATAAGCGGAATCTCCTGGGAGCTGGAACATGCATTGATCGGGACCACTTCAGGCTTTGATCGATTTAATGGCGCCAGATCATTACGGATCAGACACAGAACCACACCTCCAGCAGGTAGAGCCGAAATGCAATCTGATATTGCCGGTGGTATTGGAACCATTTCTTTGGTTTATGCACAATATACTGCGGATCCAAATCCTCCGGTTATTCAAGTGCAATACAGTACTAATGGAGGTACTTCCTGGACGCAAGCAGGAACAAACATCGTAACAAGTGGAGTAAATACACTTACTGCATGGAGTGCAGCGATTAATACAACCACAGCAACACGTGTTCGGTTCATAACAATTTCAGGAGATAACAGTCGAAGAGCTAATATTGATGACATCACATTTTCGGTTCCAGTTGTTGCTACACCTCCATCCGTTTCCATCACAGCAAATAACAGCGTAAGTTGTCCGGGAGGATCAGACGGATCATTAACTGCGACAATAACAGGTGGAACTGCTAATTTTGATTATGTATGGAGTAACGCTAGTTCGACCACTAACACTTCATCTACAACAAATACAATCTCAAGCCTTGCTGCTACTACTTACACGGTCACAATAACAGATAACAACGGTTCAACTGCTACAGCAAGCGCCACAGTTTCAACGGCTGCGGATAATACGGCACCAACTATTACGGTATGTGCGTCTACTCCGGCTAATATTTCAGCAAACGGGTCTTGTCAAGGTACTGCTCCGAATTTAACAGGTTCGGTAACTGCTACTGATAATTGTACAGCTTCGCCTACTATTACACAGTCGCCTGCTTCTGGGGCTACGCTTGGTTTAGGTACTACTACAATTACTTTAACAGCTACAGATGGATCAGGTAATACGGCAACCTGTACCGTAAACCAAACCGTTGTTGACAATACAGCACCTACGATTACTGTTTGTGCTTCTACTCCTTCTAATATTTCAGCTAACGGATCTTGTCAAGGTACTGCACCAAACTTAACCGGTTCGGTAACTGCGACTGATAATTGTACAGCTTCGCCTACCATTACGCAATCTCCAGCTTCTGGGGCTACGCTTGGTTTAGGTACTACTACAATTACTTTAACAGCTACAGATGGATCAGGTAATACTGCAACCTGTACTGTAAACCAAACTGTAGTTGACAATACGGCACCTACAATCACTGTTTGTGCGTCTACTCCTTCAAATATTTCAGCTAACGGATCTTGTCAAGGTACTGCACCAAACTTAACCGGGTCTGTAACTGCGACCGATAATTGTACAGCTTCACCTACCATTACGCAATCTCCTGCTTCTGGGGCTACGCTTGGTTTAGGTACGACTACAATTACTTTAACAGCTACAGACGGGTCAGGTAATACTGCAACCTGTACTGTAAACCAAACTGTAGTTGACAATACAGCTCCTACCATTACGGTTTGTGCTTCTACTCCTTCGAACATTTCGGCTAACGGATCTTGTCAGGGTACTGCTCCGGATTTAACTGG
This genomic interval from bacterium SCSIO 12643 contains the following:
- a CDS encoding phage tail protein; the protein is MMEGTIGEVRMFGGNFAPRAWAFCEGQLLSIAQNQALFSILGTTYGGDGRTTFALPDLRGRSPIGPGTGPGLTTRKLGQRSGTETNQLTQNQLPAHSHGTTVNLTGVVAPLANSDTGNDGIPGPTSYPAEPNPGTNIYNTGTPDTTLGQSPVSITGTVVVGNTGANQPINNMQPFLGLYYIICLQGVFPSRS